In a single window of the Bradyrhizobium erythrophlei genome:
- the tsaE gene encoding tRNA (adenosine(37)-N6)-threonylcarbamoyltransferase complex ATPase subunit type 1 TsaE — translation MTAPTTFSVALANETATAHLMADLALLIGPGDVITLSGDLGAGKTAAARAMIRYLAGDDAVEVPSPTFTLAQTYDLPPFPLIHADLYRVNDPLELEELGLSPLPEGTVALIEWPERAPSALPADRIDIALSHRSALGSTARAAEITGYGKAGAQVARLKALRQFLDGAGYTDARRQRMAGDASTRSYARLVRDDGVVILMNSPRRPDGPAIYDGRSYSAAVHLAEDVKPFVAIAGGLRERGFSAPAIRHADLDTGFLITEDFGSAGFVEGDPARPIAERYEAATDLLAALHREALPEILPLAPQLSYAIPTFDTEALLVEVGLMLEWYLPDRGAEPTGDLRAEFVAMWRDLLSKPVSSARTWLLRDFHSPNLIWLEQRPGIAKVGVIDFQDAVLGPAAYDLVSLLQDARLDVPEALELALLTRYIKARRASDDKFDPVGFAELYAIMSAQRNTRLLGTFARLNRRDGKPQYLRHQPRIWTYLTRSLAHPALARAREWYSAHVPAPVP, via the coding sequence ATGACGGCTCCCACCACATTCTCGGTTGCGCTGGCGAACGAGACGGCCACCGCGCATCTGATGGCCGATCTGGCGCTGCTGATCGGCCCCGGCGATGTCATCACGCTTTCGGGCGACCTCGGTGCCGGCAAGACCGCCGCGGCACGGGCGATGATCCGCTATCTCGCCGGTGACGACGCCGTCGAGGTTCCAAGCCCGACCTTCACGCTGGCGCAGACCTACGATCTGCCGCCGTTTCCGCTGATTCATGCCGATCTCTACCGCGTCAACGATCCCCTCGAACTGGAAGAGCTCGGCCTGTCGCCCTTGCCGGAGGGCACGGTGGCGCTGATCGAATGGCCGGAGCGCGCGCCATCGGCGCTTCCCGCCGACCGCATCGATATCGCGCTCAGTCACCGTTCGGCGCTGGGATCCACCGCGCGCGCCGCTGAAATCACCGGCTATGGCAAAGCGGGCGCGCAAGTCGCGAGGCTGAAGGCGCTGCGGCAGTTTCTCGACGGCGCCGGCTATACCGACGCCAGGCGCCAGCGCATGGCCGGCGATGCGTCGACGCGCTCCTATGCGCGGCTTGTCCGCGACGACGGCGTGGTCATCCTGATGAACTCGCCGCGGCGGCCCGACGGACCGGCGATCTATGACGGCAGGTCGTACAGCGCGGCGGTGCACCTTGCCGAGGACGTCAAGCCGTTCGTCGCCATCGCCGGCGGCCTGCGCGAGCGCGGCTTCTCGGCGCCGGCCATTCGTCACGCCGATCTCGACACGGGATTCCTGATCACCGAGGATTTTGGCAGCGCGGGTTTTGTCGAGGGCGATCCAGCCCGACCGATCGCGGAGCGGTACGAGGCCGCGACCGACTTGCTGGCCGCGCTGCATCGCGAAGCCCTGCCCGAGATTCTCCCGCTGGCGCCGCAGCTCAGCTACGCCATCCCCACCTTCGACACCGAGGCGCTGCTGGTCGAGGTCGGATTGATGCTGGAATGGTATCTGCCGGACCGCGGGGCGGAGCCGACCGGCGACCTGCGCGCCGAATTCGTCGCGATGTGGCGCGATTTGTTGAGCAAACCCGTCTCCAGCGCCAGGACCTGGCTGCTGCGGGATTTTCACTCCCCCAACCTGATCTGGCTCGAGCAGCGGCCCGGGATCGCGAAAGTGGGCGTGATCGACTTCCAGGACGCCGTGCTGGGTCCCGCCGCCTACGATCTGGTGTCGCTGTTGCAGGACGCGCGCCTCGATGTGCCCGAAGCGCTCGAGCTTGCGCTGCTGACGCGCTATATCAAGGCGCGGCGCGCGTCCGACGATAAGTTCGACCCGGTCGGTTTCGCCGAGCTGTACGCCATCATGTCGGCACAACGTAACACGCGGCTGCTCGGTACCTTTGCGCGGCTCAACCGGCGTGACGGCAAGCCGCAATATCTGCGCCACCAGCCCAGAATCTGGACCTATCTCACCCGATCGCTGGCTCACCCCGCGCTGGCGCGCGCCCGGGAGTGGTATTCCGCCCACGTGCCCGCGCCGGTTCCCTGA
- a CDS encoding sensor histidine kinase, with translation MSGVIVAMRRTLLSCTSLARNGLTGLGIAALLSTTPAHAGDLPLLQAISGYLNLNRQEFAVLTTALALLGFTVVAAILLMRTRVGAAKNEARLRADIGELQVQADRFRALLFAEPQILISWAAGDNRPQISGDTSLLMSQDSPQRVLAFGTWLPPEPALQMDHAVDALREAGEGFLLNLTTSTGRSIEAMGRAIGGQAIVRIRELGGLRRELAETNLRHKALLEETEMLRGFAAAAPWPIWAKRAKGGLSYANAAYARATEAVSVADAIDRGLELLDSGARGDMDRALNGATAFTARLPIVVGGERRIYDVHATNLDGNGSVGIAIDASEATALRAALVRMAEAHRRTLDQLSSGVAVFDGQRRLAFYNDSYRRLWDLDRAFLDSNPDDSSVLDRLRAARKLPEQPDFRAWKVKLHEAYRAVDPQKDTWYLPDGRAVSVVTTPNPEGGVTYLFDDVTESLELARRFDGLIRVQRETLDNLAEAVAVFGSNGRAQLFNPAFAKMWKLSAEAMQEQPHIETVEAWCRPLFDDAGTWRTLREAITAIENRVEVPLKLERKDGSVLDCMTMPLPDGATMLTFQDITDTENVERALRERNEALETADQMKVDFVHHVSYELRSPLTTIIGFAHFLSDPVTGPLMPKQAEYLGYITASTNALLAIINNILDLATIDAGAMSLNLGSIDIRKTIEAAAEGIQDRLATDRIELKVDVDPNIGSFVGDERRVVQVLYNLLANAVGFSPQDSTVGLSATRTEHNVIFTVTDSGPGIPPDVKDKVFDWFESHSNGSRHRGAGLGLSLVRSFVELHGGKVRVDSIVGKGTTVTCDFPTDQAAHRNAAE, from the coding sequence ATGTCGGGCGTAATCGTGGCGATGCGTCGGACCCTGCTGTCGTGCACATCACTGGCACGTAACGGCCTGACCGGGCTTGGCATCGCCGCACTGCTGTCGACCACGCCCGCTCATGCCGGCGATTTGCCGCTGCTGCAGGCGATTTCGGGCTACCTCAACCTCAATCGTCAGGAATTCGCGGTGCTGACCACGGCACTGGCATTGCTCGGCTTTACGGTGGTGGCTGCGATCCTTTTGATGCGCACGCGGGTCGGCGCGGCCAAGAACGAGGCCCGGCTGCGCGCCGATATCGGGGAACTGCAGGTCCAGGCCGACCGGTTCCGGGCGCTGCTGTTCGCCGAGCCGCAGATTCTGATCTCGTGGGCGGCAGGCGATAATCGCCCCCAGATCAGCGGCGACACCTCGCTGCTGATGTCGCAGGATTCCCCGCAGCGCGTTCTGGCCTTCGGAACCTGGCTGCCGCCGGAACCGGCGCTGCAGATGGATCACGCCGTCGACGCCCTGCGCGAGGCCGGCGAGGGTTTTCTGCTCAATCTGACGACATCGACCGGACGTTCCATCGAGGCCATGGGCCGCGCCATCGGCGGCCAGGCCATCGTCCGGATTCGCGAGCTCGGCGGATTGCGCCGGGAACTCGCCGAGACCAACCTGCGGCACAAGGCGCTGTTGGAAGAAACCGAGATGTTGCGCGGTTTCGCCGCCGCCGCGCCGTGGCCGATCTGGGCCAAGCGCGCCAAAGGCGGGCTCAGCTATGCCAACGCCGCCTATGCGCGGGCGACCGAAGCCGTCAGCGTCGCGGATGCGATCGATCGCGGCCTTGAACTGCTCGACAGCGGCGCCCGCGGCGATATGGACCGCGCGTTGAACGGCGCTACGGCTTTCACCGCGCGGCTGCCGATCGTGGTCGGCGGCGAGCGCCGCATCTACGATGTGCATGCGACCAATCTCGATGGCAACGGGAGCGTCGGCATCGCCATCGACGCCAGCGAAGCCACCGCGCTGCGCGCGGCGCTGGTGCGGATGGCGGAGGCGCATCGCCGCACGCTCGATCAACTGTCGTCCGGGGTCGCCGTGTTCGACGGCCAGCGGCGCCTTGCGTTCTACAACGATTCCTATCGCCGGCTGTGGGACCTCGACCGCGCGTTCCTCGACAGCAATCCCGATGATTCGAGCGTGCTCGATCGGCTGCGCGCCGCCCGCAAACTCCCCGAACAGCCGGATTTCCGGGCCTGGAAGGTCAAGCTGCACGAGGCCTATCGCGCGGTCGATCCCCAAAAGGACACCTGGTATCTGCCCGATGGCCGCGCGGTCAGCGTCGTCACCACGCCCAATCCGGAAGGCGGCGTCACCTATCTGTTCGACGACGTGACCGAAAGCCTGGAACTGGCGCGGCGCTTTGACGGCCTGATCCGGGTCCAGCGTGAAACGCTCGATAATCTCGCCGAGGCCGTCGCGGTGTTCGGCAGCAATGGCCGCGCGCAACTCTTCAATCCGGCTTTCGCGAAAATGTGGAAGCTGTCGGCGGAGGCGATGCAGGAACAGCCGCATATCGAGACCGTGGAGGCCTGGTGCAGGCCGCTGTTCGATGACGCCGGCACATGGCGGACGCTCCGCGAAGCGATTACGGCGATCGAAAACCGGGTTGAGGTGCCGCTGAAGCTCGAGCGCAAGGACGGCAGCGTGCTGGACTGCATGACCATGCCGCTGCCCGACGGCGCCACCATGCTGACATTCCAGGACATTACGGATACCGAGAACGTCGAGCGGGCGCTGCGCGAGCGCAACGAGGCGCTGGAGACCGCGGACCAGATGAAGGTCGATTTCGTCCATCACGTGTCCTACGAACTGCGTTCGCCGCTGACCACCATCATCGGCTTTGCGCACTTCCTGAGCGACCCCGTCACCGGCCCGCTGATGCCGAAGCAGGCCGAATATCTCGGCTACATCACCGCCTCGACCAACGCGCTGCTCGCCATCATCAACAACATCCTCGATCTCGCCACCATCGACGCCGGCGCGATGTCGCTCAATCTCGGCTCGATCGATATCCGCAAGACCATCGAGGCCGCGGCCGAGGGCATCCAGGACCGGCTCGCGACCGACCGCATCGAACTCAAGGTCGACGTCGACCCGAACATCGGGAGCTTTGTCGGCGACGAACGTCGCGTGGTGCAGGTGCTGTATAACCTGCTTGCCAACGCCGTCGGATTTTCGCCTCAGGATTCGACCGTCGGCCTGAGCGCCACGCGAACCGAGCACAACGTCATTTTCACGGTGACCGATTCCGGTCCGGGCATTCCGCCCGACGTCAAGGACAAGGTGTTCGACTGGTTCGAGAGTCATTCCAACGGATCGCGGCATCGCGGCGCCGGCCTCGGGCTGTCGCTGGTGCGCTCCTTTGTCGAACTGCACGGAGGCAAGGTGCGCGTCGATTCGATCGTCGGCAAAGGCACGACCGTCACGTGCGACTTTCCGACCGATCAGGCCGCGCATCGCAACGCCGCGGAATGA
- the coaBC gene encoding bifunctional phosphopantothenoylcysteine decarboxylase/phosphopantothenate--cysteine ligase CoaBC — protein sequence MASLTIRKLDDAIRDELRLRAARNGRSVEDEVRVILRDASQNQPLLTAAGSQTVPQGDVARPRAARDAGNLRRVTLIIGGGIAAYKALDLIRRLKERHIHVRCVLTRAAQQFVTPLAASALSNERAYTDLFDPESEFDAGHIRLARDCDLIVVAPATADLMAKMANGHADDLASAILLAANRPILLAPAMNPLMWNNAATRRNAAQLKRDGVGMIGPNAGEMAEAGEAGVGRMAEPLEVAAAAERFLRPSQPKPLAGKRILITAGPTHEPIDPVRYIANRSSGKQGFAIAAAAQAAGADATLISGPVDLDDPAGVTVKHVESAREMLHQVEAALPADIAIFAAAVADWRVANEGEQKLKKTAAGMPPLQLVENPDILATISKLPDKRPGLVIGFAAETENLIDNAKAKLARKGCDWIVANDVSPATGVMGGDRNTVHLLTRDGAGIHVDSWPAMTKEDVATALVGRIVKTLTVEKTS from the coding sequence ATGGCCAGCCTAACCATCCGAAAACTCGACGACGCCATCCGGGACGAGCTGCGCCTGCGCGCGGCCCGCAACGGCCGCTCGGTCGAGGACGAGGTGCGGGTGATCCTGCGCGACGCCTCGCAGAATCAGCCCTTGCTCACGGCAGCCGGCTCTCAAACCGTTCCCCAGGGCGACGTGGCGCGCCCGCGCGCTGCTCGCGACGCAGGCAACCTTCGCCGCGTCACCCTGATCATCGGCGGCGGTATCGCCGCCTACAAGGCGCTGGACCTGATCCGGCGGCTGAAGGAACGACATATCCACGTCCGCTGCGTGCTGACCAGGGCTGCGCAGCAGTTCGTCACCCCGCTTGCGGCCAGCGCGCTGTCGAACGAGCGCGCCTACACCGATCTGTTCGATCCGGAGAGCGAGTTCGATGCCGGCCACATCCGTCTGGCGCGCGACTGCGACCTGATCGTGGTGGCGCCGGCGACCGCGGACCTGATGGCGAAGATGGCGAACGGTCACGCCGACGATCTCGCCAGTGCCATTTTGCTCGCGGCCAACCGGCCGATCCTGCTGGCACCGGCGATGAATCCTTTAATGTGGAACAACGCCGCAACCCGCCGCAATGCTGCGCAGCTCAAACGCGACGGCGTCGGCATGATCGGACCCAATGCCGGCGAAATGGCCGAAGCCGGCGAGGCCGGTGTCGGCCGGATGGCGGAGCCCTTGGAAGTAGCTGCCGCCGCGGAGCGCTTTCTGCGCCCCTCCCAACCGAAACCGCTTGCCGGCAAGCGCATCCTCATTACGGCAGGGCCGACGCACGAGCCGATCGATCCGGTGCGCTACATCGCCAACCGCTCCTCCGGCAAACAGGGTTTTGCCATTGCCGCCGCGGCACAGGCGGCGGGCGCGGACGCTACTTTGATCTCGGGCCCGGTCGACCTCGATGATCCCGCCGGGGTCACGGTGAAACATGTGGAATCCGCGCGCGAGATGCTGCACCAGGTGGAAGCCGCGCTTCCGGCGGACATCGCGATCTTCGCCGCCGCCGTCGCCGACTGGCGCGTTGCCAACGAGGGTGAGCAGAAACTGAAAAAAACGGCGGCCGGCATGCCGCCGCTGCAACTGGTGGAAAATCCCGACATCCTGGCGACGATTTCGAAATTGCCGGATAAGCGGCCGGGACTGGTAATCGGATTCGCCGCCGAGACGGAAAACCTGATCGACAACGCCAAGGCCAAACTCGCGCGCAAAGGCTGCGACTGGATCGTCGCCAATGATGTCTCGCCGGCGACGGGCGTGATGGGTGGTGACCGCAACACCGTCCACCTGCTGACCCGTGATGGCGCCGGCATCCATGTCGACTCCTGGCCGGCGATGACCAAGGAAGACGTCGCCACCGCCCTGGTGGGGCGGATCGTAAAGACTTTGACTGTGGAGAAAACCTCGTGA
- a CDS encoding type IIL restriction-modification enzyme MmeI: MGEAKNTEAVEAFIRRWQGREGGQERANYVSFLNELIALLGLPPPDPADATHEHNDYVFERAVRKHRDEGDSQGRIDLYKKNSFVLEAKQSRLKGSKKIPGQNDLFTAEIPEDSRGRRGADRAWDVLMLNAKRQAEEYARALPTSHGWPPFILICDVGHCIEVYADFSGQGKNYTQFPDRQTFRIYLEDLRNEDVRDRLRKIWLDPASLDPAQQSAKVTRDIAKRLAQVSLALEKKNYPAQDVAMFLMRCLFTMFAEDVGLLPEKSFKEVLEECEKNPDAFTHDVGQLWEAMDLGTWAHVLKTKVKKFNGEFFRNRAALPLGREEIGELRQAASYTWKEVDPSIFGTLLEQALDPEERDRLGAHYTPRAYVERLVVATVIEPLREDWRNVQATAETKRASGDLKGAAAEVRVFHEKLCETRVLDPACGTGNFLYVSLELMKRLEGEVLEALLDLGGQEALRGLGSHSVDPHQFLGLEINPRAAAIAELVLWIGYLQWHFRTKGAAPEEPILRAFRNIQVKNAVLTWDSDLTIGVDVTAAKALEANEGVSSPGVKLHGAGFIVSRLEAEHLGLGKRPGLEKHLREYRHGRDLTSRPRGVLVIDLFGLREDEVRRQFPEVYQHVKLEVKEKIAINSKGEQEFIGRDWNNRESYKEKWWIFGEPREELRPALFRPSPAGLIGSDLPVGLPSRKPVQPPLKKYSGFPKTQITLYLSPSRPERGALAIVTNVGAGCGGRGSVRRDT, from the coding sequence ATGGGGGAAGCCAAAAACACCGAAGCCGTAGAAGCCTTTATCCGGCGCTGGCAGGGCCGCGAGGGCGGCCAGGAACGGGCGAATTACGTCTCGTTCCTCAATGAACTGATCGCGTTGCTCGGATTGCCACCGCCCGACCCGGCCGACGCCACCCATGAACATAACGATTACGTGTTCGAACGGGCCGTCAGGAAGCACAGGGACGAGGGCGACTCGCAGGGGCGGATCGACCTTTACAAGAAGAACAGTTTTGTCCTTGAAGCCAAGCAGAGCCGCCTGAAGGGCAGTAAGAAAATTCCGGGCCAGAACGACCTGTTCACCGCCGAAATCCCTGAGGATTCGCGCGGCCGCCGCGGCGCGGATCGCGCCTGGGACGTGCTGATGCTCAACGCCAAGCGGCAGGCGGAAGAATACGCCCGCGCCCTGCCGACGTCCCACGGCTGGCCGCCGTTCATCCTCATCTGCGATGTCGGGCACTGCATCGAGGTCTATGCCGATTTTTCCGGGCAGGGCAAGAACTACACCCAGTTTCCGGACCGCCAGACCTTCCGCATCTATCTCGAAGACCTGCGCAACGAGGACGTCCGCGACCGGCTCCGGAAAATCTGGCTCGACCCGGCATCGCTCGATCCGGCGCAACAATCGGCGAAGGTCACGCGCGACATCGCCAAGCGGCTTGCGCAAGTCTCCCTCGCGCTGGAGAAGAAGAACTACCCCGCGCAGGACGTCGCGATGTTCCTGATGCGCTGCCTGTTCACGATGTTCGCGGAGGATGTCGGGCTGCTGCCTGAAAAATCCTTCAAGGAAGTCCTGGAGGAATGCGAGAAGAACCCGGATGCCTTCACGCATGACGTGGGGCAACTCTGGGAGGCGATGGACCTGGGCACATGGGCGCACGTGCTGAAAACCAAGGTGAAGAAATTTAACGGCGAGTTCTTCCGAAATCGTGCCGCGCTGCCGCTTGGCCGCGAGGAGATTGGCGAATTGCGACAGGCCGCCAGTTACACATGGAAAGAGGTCGATCCGTCGATCTTCGGAACGCTGCTCGAACAGGCGCTCGATCCCGAAGAGCGTGACCGGCTCGGCGCGCATTATACGCCCCGCGCCTATGTCGAAAGGCTGGTGGTCGCGACCGTCATCGAACCGTTGCGCGAGGATTGGCGCAATGTGCAGGCCACGGCGGAAACCAAACGCGCTTCCGGCGATCTCAAGGGCGCGGCAGCTGAAGTACGGGTCTTTCACGAAAAACTGTGCGAGACACGGGTGCTCGATCCCGCCTGTGGCACCGGAAATTTCCTCTACGTCTCATTGGAATTGATGAAGCGCTTGGAAGGCGAGGTGCTGGAAGCACTGCTCGATCTCGGAGGCCAGGAAGCCCTGCGCGGGCTCGGCTCTCACAGCGTCGATCCGCATCAATTCCTCGGGCTTGAGATCAATCCGCGCGCGGCGGCAATCGCGGAGCTGGTGCTGTGGATCGGCTATCTGCAGTGGCATTTCCGCACCAAGGGTGCGGCGCCTGAAGAGCCGATTCTGCGTGCATTCAGGAACATTCAGGTCAAGAACGCCGTGCTGACGTGGGACTCCGACTTAACAATTGGCGTTGACGTCACTGCCGCTAAGGCGCTCGAAGCCAACGAAGGCGTGAGCTCGCCGGGCGTGAAACTGCACGGCGCCGGCTTCATTGTCTCGCGACTGGAGGCGGAACATTTAGGCCTTGGCAAGCGACCGGGCCTCGAAAAGCACCTTCGGGAATATCGCCATGGACGCGATCTGACCTCACGGCCTCGAGGCGTTTTGGTCATCGATTTGTTTGGATTGCGAGAAGATGAAGTGAGAAGGCAATTTCCAGAGGTCTACCAACATGTAAAATTAGAGGTGAAAGAGAAAATAGCAATCAATAGCAAAGGTGAGCAAGAATTTATCGGCCGCGATTGGAACAACCGCGAGTCATATAAAGAGAAGTGGTGGATTTTTGGCGAACCTCGTGAAGAGTTGCGACCTGCCCTATTCCGGCCGAGCCCCGCGGGCTTGATAGGAAGTGATTTGCCCGTCGGGCTTCCGTCGCGAAAACCTGTCCAGCCCCCTTTGAAAAAATATTCTGGTTTTCCGAAGACCCAAATCACTTTATATTTGTCGCCATCCCGTCCCGAGAGAGGGGCGTTGGCCATCGTCACGAACGTTGGGGCGGGATGCGGTGGACGCGGCAGCGTTAGGCGTGACACGTGA
- the dut gene encoding dUTP diphosphatase, with translation MSVTVQVEIRQLPHGEGLALPAYQSAHAAGLDLLAAVPEDAPMILAPGKHALVPTGLTIALPAGYEAQVRPRSGLAAKHGVTVLNAPGTVDADYRGEIGVLLINHGDASFPIRRGERIAQMVIASVARAELVLAVSLSATDRGSGGFGSTGR, from the coding sequence GTGAGCGTCACCGTCCAGGTCGAGATCCGGCAATTGCCGCACGGCGAGGGCCTGGCGCTGCCGGCCTACCAGAGCGCGCACGCCGCCGGGCTCGATCTGCTGGCCGCGGTACCGGAAGATGCGCCCATGATCCTCGCCCCGGGGAAGCACGCGCTGGTGCCGACCGGGCTGACGATCGCGCTGCCTGCGGGCTACGAGGCGCAGGTCCGGCCGCGTTCCGGGCTCGCCGCGAAACACGGCGTCACCGTATTGAATGCGCCTGGCACGGTTGACGCGGATTACCGCGGCGAGATCGGTGTGCTCCTCATCAACCACGGCGACGCGTCGTTTCCGATCCGGCGCGGCGAGCGCATCGCGCAGATGGTGATAGCGTCCGTGGCCCGCGCGGAACTCGTTCTCGCGGTGTCGCTTTCCGCCACCGACCGCGGCAGTGGCGGCTTCGGTTCCACCGGGCGCTGA
- a CDS encoding PilZ domain-containing protein encodes MVSERRKGERVTFERGIPAHMMGIDGTWRRECLMEDISETGAKLTIEGSVEGLQLKEFFLLLSSTGLAYRRCELSWVNGDQIGVNFLKTGDKKKRSARRGAPQAAEV; translated from the coding sequence ATGGTGTCGGAACGGCGCAAGGGCGAGCGCGTCACGTTCGAGCGCGGGATTCCCGCGCATATGATGGGCATCGACGGCACCTGGCGGCGCGAATGCCTCATGGAAGACATTTCGGAGACCGGTGCCAAACTCACCATCGAGGGCTCGGTCGAAGGGCTGCAACTCAAGGAATTCTTCCTGCTGCTGTCGTCCACGGGTCTCGCCTATCGGCGCTGCGAGCTGTCCTGGGTCAATGGCGATCAGATCGGCGTCAATTTCCTTAAAACCGGCGACAAGAAAAAAAGGTCGGCGAGGCGCGGTGCGCCGCAGGCCGCGGAAGTCTGA
- a CDS encoding nucleotidyltransferase family protein — translation MSVKPNKAMVLAAGLGVRMRPLTDHLPKPLVRVAGRALLDHVLDKLRDAGVSEAVVNVHYLPDQIIDHVAARARPRVIISDERDEVLGTGGGVVKALPLLGPAPFFLVNADTMWIDGVRPNLARLAETFDPARMDILLLMAPTTSSIGYGGRGDYAMLPDGALRKRREHQVVPFVYAGAAIMSPSLFADAPSGEFSLTKMFDRANEQERLFGLRLDGVWMHVGTPDAVHAAEEAFLQSVA, via the coding sequence ATGTCCGTCAAGCCCAACAAAGCCATGGTCCTCGCCGCCGGTCTCGGCGTGCGCATGCGTCCCCTGACGGACCATCTGCCGAAGCCGCTGGTGCGCGTGGCGGGCCGCGCGCTGCTCGATCATGTGCTCGACAAGCTTCGCGACGCCGGCGTCAGCGAAGCCGTCGTCAACGTGCACTATCTGCCCGACCAGATCATCGATCACGTCGCCGCCCGCGCGCGGCCGCGCGTGATCATCTCCGATGAGCGCGACGAGGTGCTCGGCACCGGCGGCGGCGTCGTCAAGGCGCTGCCCCTGCTCGGGCCTGCACCGTTCTTCCTCGTCAATGCCGACACCATGTGGATCGACGGCGTGCGGCCCAATCTGGCGCGGCTGGCCGAAACCTTCGATCCCGCGCGCATGGATATCCTGCTGCTGATGGCGCCGACCACCAGCAGCATCGGCTATGGCGGGCGCGGCGACTACGCCATGCTGCCCGATGGCGCGCTGCGCAAGCGGAGGGAACATCAGGTGGTCCCGTTCGTCTATGCCGGCGCTGCGATCATGTCGCCGTCGCTGTTCGCCGACGCCCCGTCGGGCGAATTTTCGCTGACCAAAATGTTCGATCGCGCCAACGAGCAGGAACGGCTGTTCGGCCTGCGGCTCGACGGCGTGTGGATGCATGTCGGAACCCCCGACGCGGTTCACGCCGCGGAAGAGGCCTTTCTTCAAAGCGTGGCGTAG
- the ubiB gene encoding 2-polyprenylphenol 6-hydroxylase gives MISALTHIARLARAGFVFAREGVFGVVDPSLVPPPGQLALRLARIIERPGAKSGPRLSRALTRLGPAYLKLGQFLATRPDVVGVVMARDLESLQDRLPPFSQDEAEAVIAQSLERPVAEAFVSLGPAVAAASIAQVHRGETERDGVRKSVAVKVLRPNVGARFRRDLGDFFFVAYNAETYSAEARRLRLVEVINTMSRSVAMEMDLRLEAAALSEMAENTRDDPDFRVPAVDWDRTTHNVLTMEWIDGIALSDHARLEQSQVDLPELGRKVIQSFLRHALRDGFFHADMHPGNLFLDDSGRLVAVDFGIMGRLGSKERRFLAEILLGFITRDYRRVAEVHFEAGYVPGHHSVENFAQAIRAIGEPIHNRTAEEISMAKLLTLLLEVTGLFDMRTRPELILLQKTMVVVEGVARSFDPKLDIWKIADPVVREWIARNLGPVGRIQGAMTGAGELGRVMAGLPAIAARSVAVLEQLETMTREGLTLSPETIAAMGRTEGRKSRWRTIALWIIAATFIGILMAIKQM, from the coding sequence GTGATTTCTGCCCTGACCCACATCGCGCGGCTCGCCCGCGCCGGTTTCGTGTTCGCGCGCGAAGGCGTGTTCGGCGTCGTCGATCCGAGTCTGGTGCCGCCGCCCGGGCAACTCGCGCTCCGACTCGCGCGGATCATCGAGCGCCCCGGCGCCAAATCCGGCCCGCGGCTGTCGCGCGCGCTGACCCGGCTCGGGCCCGCCTATCTCAAGCTCGGACAATTTCTCGCCACGCGGCCCGACGTGGTCGGCGTCGTCATGGCGCGCGATCTGGAAAGCCTGCAGGACCGGCTGCCGCCGTTTTCACAAGACGAAGCCGAGGCCGTGATCGCGCAGTCGCTGGAACGCCCGGTGGCAGAGGCATTTGTGAGCCTGGGTCCGGCGGTCGCCGCCGCCTCGATCGCCCAGGTGCATCGTGGTGAAACCGAGCGCGATGGCGTGCGCAAATCGGTCGCGGTGAAGGTGCTGAGGCCCAATGTCGGCGCGCGTTTCCGCCGCGACCTCGGCGATTTCTTCTTTGTCGCGTACAATGCTGAAACCTATTCGGCGGAGGCGCGGCGGCTGCGGCTGGTCGAAGTCATCAACACGATGTCGCGCTCGGTGGCGATGGAGATGGATCTGCGGCTGGAGGCCGCCGCGCTGTCGGAGATGGCGGAGAATACCCGCGACGATCCGGATTTTCGCGTGCCCGCCGTCGACTGGGATCGCACCACTCATAATGTGCTGACGATGGAATGGATCGACGGCATCGCGCTGAGCGACCATGCACGGCTTGAGCAGTCGCAAGTTGATTTGCCCGAGCTCGGCCGCAAGGTGATCCAGAGTTTCCTGCGCCACGCGTTGCGCGACGGCTTCTTTCATGCCGACATGCACCCCGGCAATCTGTTTCTCGACGATTCCGGCCGCCTGGTCGCGGTCGATTTCGGCATCATGGGCCGACTCGGCTCGAAGGAACGGCGCTTCCTGGCCGAAATTCTGCTGGGCTTCATCACCCGCGACTATCGCCGTGTCGCCGAAGTGCATTTCGAGGCCGGCTATGTGCCGGGCCATCACTCGGTGGAGAATTTTGCGCAGGCGATCCGCGCCATCGGCGAGCCGATCCACAACCGCACCGCCGAGGAAATTTCGATGGCGAAGCTGTTGACGCTGCTGCTCGAGGTTACCGGCCTGTTCGACATGCGGACCCGCCCCGAACTGATCCTGCTGCAGAAGACCATGGTGGTGGTCGAAGGCGTCGCGCGCAGCTTCGATCCGAAACTCGATATCTGGAAGATTGCCGATCCCGTGGTTCGCGAATGGATCGCGCGCAATCTCGGTCCCGTGGGACGCATTCAGGGGGCGATGACCGGCGCCGGCGAGCTGGGCCGGGTGATGGCGGGCCTGCCGGCGATCGCGGCGCGTTCCGTGGCCGTGCTGGAGCAGCTGGAGACCATGACCCGGGAAGGGCTGACCCTGTCGCCCGAGACAATCGCCGCGATGGGCCGGACCGAAGGCCGCAAAAGCCGCTGGCGGACCATTGCGCTCTGGATCATCGCGGCGACCTTCATCGGGATTCTGATGGCCATCAAGCAGATGTGA